Proteins encoded within one genomic window of Pongo pygmaeus isolate AG05252 chromosome 4, NHGRI_mPonPyg2-v2.0_pri, whole genome shotgun sequence:
- the GARIN3 gene encoding Golgi-associated RAB2 interactor protein 3, whose protein sequence is MSNESCLPYYTAHSYYSMSAFKTSMGDLQRQLYKRGEYDIFKYAPMFESNFIQINKKGEVIDVHNRVRMVTVGIVCTSPILPLPDVMVLARPTKISEEHVRRGRFAKGRGRRPVKTLELTRLLPLKFVKISIHDREKQQLRLKLATGRTFYLQLCPSSDTREDLFCYWEKLVYLLRPPVESYCSTPTLLTGDAAPEDNKSLVAAELHREGDQSETGLYKPCDVSAATSSAYAGGEGIQHASHGMASAASPSTSTPGAAEGGAARTAGGMAVAGIATGPRTDVAIAGAATSPATGAMSIATTKSAGPGQVTTALAGAAIKNPGENESSKSMAGAANISSDGISLALVGAASTSSEGTSTSMVGAASLSQDSSLSAAFAGSMTTSKCAAERTEGPAVGPLISTLQSEGYMSERDGSQKVSQPSAEAWNEKKERREKKDRHPSRKSSHHRKAGESHHRTAGDKNQKASSHRSVSGHKNTRDDKKEKGHSNVRGKRHGSSRKSSTHSSTKKESRTTQELGKNRSASSTGPLRKKASKISSFLRSLRATPGSKTRVTSHDREVDIVARMVEKQNIEAKVEKAQGGQELEMISGTMTSEKTEMIVFETKSI, encoded by the exons ATGAGCAATGAATCTTGTTTACCTTATTACACAGCCCACAGCTACTATTCAATGAGTGCGTTCAAAACCTCCATGGGGGACCTGCAACGACAATTGTACAAGAGAGGAGAGTACGACATTTTCAAGTATGCACCAATGTTCGAGAGCAATTTtattcagataaacaaaaaggGAGAGGTGATTGATGTACACAACCGTGTCCgaatggtgacagtgggcatcgtCTGCACCAGCCCCATCCTCCCACTGCCTGACGTCATGGTGCTGGCCCGACCAACTAAAATCAGTGAAGAGCATGTCAGACGGGGCCGGTTTGCCAAGGGGAGAGGTCGCAGGCCCGTCAAGACTCTAGAGCTCACGAGACTGCTTCCCTTGAAATTTGTGAAGATCTCCATCCACGATCGTGAGAAACAGCAGCTGCGTCTGAAACTCGCCACTGGCCGTACTTTTTATCTGCAGTTGTGTCCCTCTTCTGACACACGGGAAGATCTCTTTTGCTATTGGGAAAAACTTGTCTATCTCCTGAGGCCACCAGTAGAGAGTTACTGCAGTACCCCGACACTTCTAACTGGGGATGCAGCACCCGAAGACAACAAAAGCCTAGTG GCTGCAGAGCTCCACAGAGAAGGGGATCAGAGTGAGACTGGGCTCTATAAGCCTTGTGATGTATCTGCAGCCACCTCTTCTGCTTATGCTGGGGGAGAGGGAATCCAACATGCCTCCCACGGAATGGCTAGTGCGGCTTCTCCATCCACGAGCACTCCAGGGGCTGCTGAAGGAGGAGCAGCAAGGACAGCAGGTGGCATGGCAGTGGCAGGAATAGCAACAGGCCCTAGAACAGATGTGGCAATAGCAGGGGCAGCAACGAGTCCTGCAACAGGTGCTATGAGCATAGCAACAACCAAATCTGCAGGCCCAGGCCAAGTGACCACAGCGCTGGCGGGAGCAGCCATCAAAAATCCAGGAGAAAACGAATCCAGCAAGTCCATGGCAGGTGCTGCCAACATATCCTCAGATGGTATTAGCTTGGCCTTGGTGGGTGCTGCAAGCACCTCCTCGGAAGGTACTTCCACCTCGATGGTGGGGGCCGCCAGTCTCTCCCAAGACAGCAGCTTGAGTGCAGCGTTTGCAGGCAGTATGACGACAAGCAAGTGTGCAGCAGAAAGAACCGAAGGACCAGCAGTGGGACCCCTCATCTCCACCTTGCAAAGCGAAGGCTACATGAGTGAACGAGACGGAAGCCAGAAAGTTTCCCAGCCCAGTGCTGAAGCCtggaatgaaaaaaaggaaagaagagaaaagaaggacaGACATCCCAGTAGGAAAAGTTCCCATCACCGCAAGGCAGGTGAAAGTCACCACAGGACAGCGGGGGACAAGAATCAGAAAGCGTCTTCCCACCGGTCCGTATCAGGCCATAAAAACACGAGagatgacaaaaaagaaaaagggcacAGCAACGTAAGGGGCAAGCGGCATGGCTCCTCTCGCAAGAGCTCCACCCACAGCTCCACCAAAAAGGAGTCGAGAACAACTCAGGAATTGGGGAAGAACCGATCTGCATCTAGCACAGGACCTTTACGTAAGAAAGCCAGTAAGATCAGCTCTTTTTTAAGGAGCCTTAGGGCCACACCTGGTTCAAAAACAAGGGTCACATCACACGACAGAGAGGTAGATATCGTGGCTAGGATGGTGGAGAAGCAAAACATAGAGGCCAAAGTGGAGAAAGCCCAGggtggccaggagctggagatgaTCAGCGGCACTATGACATCCGAGAAGACGGAGATGATCGTCTTTGAAACCAAATCCATTTAA